Proteins encoded together in one Shewanella acanthi window:
- the ruvC gene encoding crossover junction endodeoxyribonuclease RuvC, whose translation MAIILGVDPGSRITGYGVIQCQGRHQLYLGSGCIRTSGDDLPQRLKQIFDGVSEIIRQYQPDEFAIERVFLAKNADSALKLGQARGAAIVAATVANLSVAEYSATQIKNAVVGTGRAKKEQVQHMIQQLLKLPAAPQADAADALGVAVCHYHTSQSLVALSGRASARTYGRYR comes from the coding sequence ATGGCAATTATTTTAGGTGTTGACCCAGGTTCAAGGATCACGGGATATGGCGTTATCCAATGCCAAGGCCGACATCAACTCTATTTAGGTAGCGGCTGTATTCGCACATCAGGTGATGATTTACCGCAGCGTTTAAAGCAAATCTTTGATGGGGTGAGTGAGATTATTCGCCAGTATCAACCCGATGAGTTTGCAATCGAGCGAGTTTTTCTTGCCAAAAATGCCGATTCTGCCTTAAAGCTAGGTCAAGCGCGTGGCGCCGCCATCGTTGCGGCCACAGTGGCCAATTTATCTGTTGCTGAATACAGTGCTACGCAAATTAAAAATGCCGTCGTAGGCACGGGCCGTGCTAAGAAAGAGCAGGTTCAGCATATGATCCAGCAATTATTAAAACTTCCGGCAGCACCACAGGCCGACGCGGCGGACGCGCTCGGCGTGGCGGTATGCCATTACCACACCAGTCAAAGTTTGGTTGCTTTGAGCGGCAGAGCTTCGGCAAGAACATATGGACGGTATAGATGA
- the ruvA gene encoding Holliday junction branch migration protein RuvA, with protein MIGRLRGVLIEKQAPEVLIDVNGVGYELQMPLTSFYELPEVNRETVVYTHFVVREDAQLLYGFITKQERSLFRLLIKANGVGPKLALTILSGLTASEFVGCVERDDIATLVKLPGVGKKTAERLLVEMRDKLKSLMEASVGSEREFVLQSNYSPAPLPNSAEEDAIAALISLGYKPPQASKAVSSAFKDGMDSESLIKAALKSML; from the coding sequence ATGATTGGTCGTTTACGTGGCGTATTAATTGAGAAACAAGCGCCAGAAGTCTTGATTGATGTGAATGGCGTAGGCTATGAGCTACAAATGCCATTAACCAGTTTTTATGAGTTACCCGAGGTGAATCGCGAAACCGTGGTGTACACGCACTTTGTGGTCCGTGAAGATGCGCAGTTACTCTATGGTTTTATCACTAAGCAGGAGCGCTCCTTGTTCCGTCTGTTGATTAAAGCCAATGGCGTGGGGCCTAAATTGGCACTCACCATTTTATCGGGCCTTACCGCCAGTGAATTTGTCGGTTGTGTCGAACGTGATGATATTGCAACGCTTGTAAAACTCCCCGGCGTAGGTAAGAAAACTGCCGAGCGTTTATTGGTGGAAATGCGCGATAAACTCAAGAGCCTAATGGAAGCCTCGGTGGGCTCAGAGCGCGAGTTTGTGTTGCAATCAAACTATTCACCTGCGCCGCTGCCCAATAGTGCAGAAGAAGATGCCATCGCAGCCTTAATTTCGTTAGGCTATAAGCCTCCTCAGGCAAGTAAGGCAGTATCCTCAGCCTTTAAAGATGGCATGGATAGCGAAAGCTTAATTAAAGCCGCGCTCAAATCAATGCTCTAA
- a CDS encoding transporter substrate-binding domain-containing protein: MKFVLPLLSMLFCLALGYTPKASSETHSPLIIVMGEDTFPYQYVDNEGEPTGLLVELWKEWGRQNNSELVFVARHWQDSLEQLEQGKAQIHIGMGQTPEREQRFDFAEPISDVGTYLYLHKSLQGKKSIHELIPYQIGIVSGSSHEEELRRIEPQIAFKYYESREKLLAGVASGETVVFAGLEGYLKDPYAVQAIAANFPVNQRIQIKASHFVPAVKKGNSALIKQINQGFKRLDPQIIRQLERRWLGYYRQNSGLVIAMHLGVEPFVDVGLDGLPHGLFVDMWKLWSEKTGITIDFISGDMNTSVNDVRLGLADAHIGYPESDELKTGLNRAWPLYTVKSRLFMFEPVSEYEKDLLGKRIGVLPTSTYLVELKKALPDVTFRYYDSLESMVEASQKGDIAGFMAPSAWTAHYLLMHKSWAQFSQYPALEFLTQVYVLTRSDDPGLAQRIVNGFNNINVQEFARLEQKWMLNPRDHIFKMEDKSQLLLSEAEKEYLAGLNALKLGYLKQWPPMEFSDAKGQFSGINSDIAKLIADELNITIEPVAFKDWNELIAALQRGDIDLAGSVAKTAERQQRLAFSDPYWPSPWGLVSTLEHVAMFNMSQLAGQRVAVVEGYHLVAQLMALQPSLKLIMVPNVDAGLEAVAKGKADVFIDKVITLASELKQQDYPKLKMALLSDLTEQQSHFGFSTQLSPLVPLVNKALERLDSQRQQQIYNRWVTESTFDTSVSGLKWYSYLLGLLILCGLLLLLWGMNRRLKVEMALRRSAESRLQHAHDHDSLTRLPNRLLFDDRLSQAQLFHTREHCHFALLLINLDRFKRVNKQFGHGVGDALLQSVAELLEQSCRDSDTVARLGDDEFAILLQRVQSRDAAGQVADNILHALSKTFVIEGAKVQIGASIGVVLYPDDADTSADLLNKASSLLQDAKSDGGHCYRVA, translated from the coding sequence TTGAAGTTCGTGTTACCACTTCTGTCGATGCTGTTTTGTTTGGCTTTGGGTTATACCCCTAAGGCAAGTAGCGAAACACACTCTCCTCTGATAATTGTGATGGGGGAAGACACGTTTCCCTATCAATATGTGGATAACGAGGGGGAACCGACGGGATTATTGGTCGAACTTTGGAAGGAGTGGGGAAGACAGAACAACTCAGAACTGGTGTTTGTGGCGCGTCATTGGCAAGACTCCCTTGAACAACTCGAGCAGGGTAAAGCTCAAATTCACATTGGCATGGGACAAACCCCTGAACGCGAACAGCGCTTCGATTTTGCTGAGCCGATTTCCGATGTTGGCACCTACCTTTATCTGCATAAATCGTTGCAGGGTAAAAAAAGTATTCATGAACTGATCCCTTATCAAATCGGCATTGTGTCTGGTTCTTCCCATGAGGAAGAATTACGCCGTATTGAACCTCAAATTGCGTTTAAGTACTACGAGAGCCGTGAAAAATTATTGGCAGGCGTCGCTTCCGGCGAAACCGTGGTGTTTGCGGGACTTGAAGGTTATCTTAAAGATCCCTATGCGGTGCAGGCAATTGCGGCCAATTTTCCCGTGAATCAGCGGATCCAAATCAAAGCATCGCATTTTGTACCTGCGGTAAAAAAAGGCAACAGCGCACTTATCAAGCAAATTAATCAGGGGTTTAAGCGGTTAGACCCGCAGATCATTCGACAATTAGAGCGACGTTGGCTCGGATACTACAGACAAAATTCAGGTTTAGTGATTGCGATGCACCTTGGCGTAGAACCCTTTGTCGATGTGGGCCTCGACGGCTTGCCCCACGGGTTGTTTGTCGATATGTGGAAATTGTGGTCCGAAAAAACAGGCATCACGATCGATTTTATTTCCGGTGACATGAATACAAGTGTTAATGATGTGCGACTTGGACTGGCTGATGCACATATAGGTTACCCAGAAAGTGATGAGCTTAAGACGGGGCTTAATCGTGCATGGCCCCTATACACGGTTAAAAGCAGACTGTTTATGTTTGAACCGGTTTCGGAGTATGAGAAAGATTTATTAGGAAAACGCATAGGTGTACTGCCGACATCCACCTATCTGGTTGAGCTTAAAAAGGCATTACCCGATGTCACGTTTCGATACTACGACAGCCTAGAATCGATGGTTGAAGCATCTCAAAAAGGTGACATAGCAGGGTTTATGGCGCCAAGCGCGTGGACCGCCCACTATCTGCTGATGCATAAAAGCTGGGCTCAATTTAGCCAATATCCCGCACTGGAGTTTTTAACGCAGGTGTATGTGTTAACCCGCAGTGACGATCCTGGGTTAGCGCAACGGATAGTCAATGGCTTTAATAATATTAATGTGCAGGAATTTGCACGTCTCGAACAGAAATGGATGTTAAATCCTCGGGATCACATCTTTAAAATGGAGGATAAGTCGCAGTTATTATTGTCCGAAGCGGAGAAAGAGTACTTAGCAGGACTTAATGCGCTCAAACTCGGTTATCTAAAGCAGTGGCCACCGATGGAATTTAGTGATGCAAAGGGGCAATTTTCGGGAATTAATAGTGACATTGCAAAATTAATCGCGGACGAACTGAATATCACAATTGAACCTGTTGCCTTTAAAGATTGGAATGAGTTAATCGCTGCACTTCAGCGCGGCGACATTGATCTTGCAGGCAGCGTTGCGAAAACCGCGGAGAGGCAACAGCGTTTGGCGTTTAGTGATCCCTACTGGCCATCCCCTTGGGGGCTTGTGTCCACGTTGGAGCATGTGGCCATGTTCAATATGAGTCAACTCGCCGGTCAACGTGTAGCTGTAGTAGAGGGCTATCATCTGGTCGCCCAATTGATGGCGTTGCAACCTAGCCTAAAATTAATCATGGTTCCCAATGTCGATGCGGGACTCGAGGCGGTCGCCAAGGGCAAGGCGGATGTTTTTATTGATAAAGTGATTACCTTGGCATCCGAGCTCAAACAACAAGATTATCCCAAGCTTAAAATGGCATTACTGAGCGATTTGACGGAGCAGCAGAGCCATTTTGGCTTTAGTACCCAACTAAGTCCGTTAGTGCCTTTGGTGAATAAAGCCCTAGAGCGACTTGATTCGCAGCGGCAACAACAGATTTATAATCGCTGGGTAACAGAGTCGACGTTTGATACATCAGTCTCTGGCCTTAAATGGTATAGCTATTTGCTGGGGCTGCTTATCCTATGTGGTCTCTTATTGTTACTTTGGGGCATGAATCGACGCCTTAAGGTCGAAATGGCGTTGAGACGATCCGCTGAAAGTCGTTTACAGCATGCCCATGACCATGACAGCTTAACGCGACTACCTAATCGGCTGTTATTCGACGATAGATTATCCCAAGCGCAGCTTTTCCATACCCGCGAACACTGTCATTTTGCATTGCTGCTGATAAACCTTGACCGTTTTAAGAGGGTCAATAAACAGTTTGGCCATGGTGTGGGGGACGCGCTACTGCAAAGTGTGGCCGAGTTACTTGAGCAAAGCTGCCGCGATTCAGACACAGTTGCGCGTCTTGGCGATGATGAATTTGCTATATTACTGCAGCGGGTACAGAGCCGTGATGCAGCCGGGCAAGTGGCCGATAATATCCTGCATGCTTTGTCGAAGACTTTTGTTATTGAGGGCGCAAAAGTCCAGATTGGTGCCAGTATTGGTGTAGTATTATATCCTGACGATGCGGATACCTCGGCTGACTTACTCAACAAAGCGTCGAGTTTACTGCAGGACGCCAAATCCGATGGTGGTCATTGTTATCGTGTTGCTTGA
- the aspS gene encoding aspartate--tRNA ligase — MRSHYCGDVNKSHVGQEVTLVGWVNRSRDLGGVVFLDLRDREGLVQVVYDPDLPAVFDVASTLRAEFCVQVKGIVRARPDSQVNCQMKTGEIEVLGKELTIINSSEPLPLSLDNYQNNSEEQRLKYRYLDLRRPEMAQRLIFRAKVTSAVRRFLDSNGFLDIETPILTKATPEGARDYLVPSRTYKGQFFALPQSPQLFKQLLMMSGFDRYYQIVKCFRDEDLRADRQPEFTQIDIETSFMTSEQVMAKTEEMMRGLFLELLNVDLGEFPRMTYNEAMRRFGSDKPDLRNPLELVDVADLLKEVEFAVFSGPANDEEGRVAALRIPGGASLSRKQIDDYTKFVGIYGAKGLAWMKLNDLTQGLEGIQSPVLKFLNESIVNEIISRTGAQTGDIILFGADNATVVAESMGALRLKAGEDFNLLEGQWRPLWVVDFPMFEKINGSFHAVHHPFTSPRGVTAAELEANPANRVSDAYDMVLNGCELGGGSVRIHSQEMQSAVFRILGITDEEAKEKFGFLLEALRYGTPPHAGLAFGLDRIIMLMTGASSIRDVMAFPKTTTAACPLTNAPGFANPQQLTELGIAVAKPAKTEE; from the coding sequence ATGCGCAGTCATTATTGTGGAGACGTCAATAAGTCTCACGTTGGTCAAGAAGTTACCTTGGTAGGTTGGGTTAACCGTAGTCGTGATTTGGGTGGCGTTGTCTTTTTAGATTTAAGAGACAGAGAAGGTCTCGTCCAAGTGGTTTATGACCCAGACTTGCCAGCGGTGTTCGACGTTGCCAGCACCCTGCGCGCCGAGTTTTGTGTTCAGGTAAAGGGTATCGTACGTGCTCGTCCTGACAGCCAAGTTAACTGTCAAATGAAGACCGGTGAAATCGAAGTATTAGGTAAAGAACTGACCATCATTAACAGTTCAGAGCCGCTGCCACTGAGCTTAGATAACTACCAAAACAACAGCGAAGAACAGCGCTTAAAATACCGTTACTTAGATTTACGTCGTCCAGAAATGGCGCAACGTTTAATTTTCCGTGCCAAGGTCACCAGCGCAGTACGCCGTTTCCTTGACTCAAACGGTTTCCTGGATATCGAAACCCCAATTTTAACGAAGGCGACCCCTGAGGGTGCGCGTGACTATTTAGTACCAAGTCGTACTTACAAAGGTCAATTCTTCGCGCTGCCACAGTCTCCACAGCTGTTCAAACAGTTGCTGATGATGTCAGGGTTCGACCGTTACTATCAAATCGTAAAATGCTTCCGTGACGAAGACTTACGTGCTGATCGTCAGCCAGAATTCACTCAGATCGATATCGAAACCTCATTCATGACATCAGAACAAGTGATGGCAAAAACTGAGGAAATGATGCGTGGTCTGTTCCTAGAGCTACTGAACGTCGACCTAGGCGAATTCCCACGTATGACCTACAACGAAGCGATGCGTCGTTTCGGTTCAGACAAGCCAGATTTACGTAACCCATTAGAGCTGGTGGACGTGGCTGATTTGCTGAAAGAAGTCGAATTTGCCGTGTTCTCTGGCCCTGCGAACGACGAAGAAGGTCGTGTTGCTGCGCTGCGTATCCCAGGTGGTGCTAGCTTGTCCCGTAAGCAAATCGACGATTACACTAAGTTTGTTGGCATCTACGGTGCTAAGGGACTAGCGTGGATGAAGCTAAATGACCTGACCCAAGGTTTAGAAGGCATTCAATCTCCAGTGCTTAAGTTCTTAAATGAGAGCATTGTGAACGAAATCATTAGCCGCACCGGCGCACAGACCGGCGATATCATCCTGTTTGGTGCTGACAATGCGACTGTGGTGGCAGAATCGATGGGTGCACTGCGTCTGAAAGCCGGTGAAGACTTCAACCTGCTTGAAGGGCAGTGGCGTCCACTGTGGGTAGTTGACTTCCCAATGTTTGAGAAAATCAACGGCAGCTTCCACGCGGTTCACCATCCATTCACGTCACCTCGTGGTGTCACGGCAGCAGAACTTGAAGCAAACCCAGCAAACCGTGTATCCGATGCCTACGACATGGTACTGAACGGTTGTGAATTAGGGGGTGGTTCAGTGCGTATCCACAGCCAAGAAATGCAATCTGCGGTATTCCGTATTCTGGGTATTACCGACGAAGAAGCAAAAGAGAAATTTGGTTTCCTACTCGAAGCGCTGCGCTACGGCACGCCGCCACACGCGGGTCTGGCCTTCGGTTTAGACCGTATTATCATGCTGATGACGGGCGCGAGCTCAATCCGTGATGTAATGGCCTTCCCGAAAACCACCACAGCGGCATGTCCATTAACCAATGCCCCAGGTTTTGCCAATCCTCAGCAACTGACTGAACTCGGTATTGCGGTGGCAAAGCCTGCTAAAACTGAAGAGTAA
- a CDS encoding YebC/PmpR family DNA-binding transcriptional regulator codes for MAGHSKWANIKHRKAAQDAKRGKLFTKFIRELTVAAREGGSDADSNPRLRIAIDKALGGNMTRDTIERAIKRGAGELEGQQLETIVYEGYGPGGTAVMVETMTDNRNRTVSGVRNAFSKSGGNLGTDGSVSYLFTKRGVLSYAPGTDEDALMDAALDAGAEDVVSYDDGAIDVFTEPTEFYGVKDALDAAGFVSDNAEIAMIASTKAELDADTAEKFMRLIDTLEEHDDVQEVYHNAEISDEVMATLG; via the coding sequence ATGGCAGGTCACAGTAAGTGGGCTAACATCAAACACCGCAAGGCAGCACAGGATGCCAAACGCGGTAAACTTTTTACTAAATTTATCCGCGAATTAACGGTCGCGGCCCGAGAAGGCGGCTCGGACGCGGATTCTAATCCACGCCTGCGTATCGCTATCGATAAGGCGCTAGGCGGCAACATGACCCGCGACACTATCGAGCGTGCGATTAAACGTGGTGCGGGCGAGCTTGAAGGTCAACAACTTGAAACCATCGTCTATGAAGGTTATGGACCTGGCGGCACTGCTGTGATGGTCGAAACCATGACGGATAACCGCAATCGTACCGTGAGTGGGGTGCGTAATGCTTTTAGTAAGTCCGGTGGTAACTTAGGTACTGACGGCTCAGTATCCTACCTTTTTACCAAGCGCGGCGTGTTGTCCTATGCGCCAGGTACGGATGAAGATGCGCTGATGGACGCAGCATTAGATGCGGGCGCAGAGGATGTGGTGAGTTACGATGACGGCGCCATTGATGTGTTTACCGAACCAACCGAGTTTTATGGCGTAAAAGATGCGCTGGACGCAGCGGGTTTTGTCAGTGATAACGCTGAAATCGCGATGATTGCGTCGACCAAGGCAGAGCTTGATGCCGATACAGCTGAAAAGTTTATGCGCTTAATCGATACCCTCGAAGAACATGACGATGTACAAGAGGTTTACCATAATGCTGAAATCTCCGATGAGGTAATGGCGACACTGGGATAA
- the ruvB gene encoding Holliday junction branch migration DNA helicase RuvB codes for MIEADRLIQPQLQGQDDVIDRAMRPKLLDEYTGQDDTRAQLKVFIQAAKNRAEALDHMLIYGPPGLGKTTLAMIVANEMGVNIKSTSGPVLEKAGDLAALLTNLEEGDVLFIDEIHRLSPVVEEILYPAMEDYQLDIMIGEGPAARSIKLDLPPFTLVGATTRAGALTSPLRARFGIPLRLEFYNVKDLSSIVTRSAHVMGLEIDAAGATEIAKRSRGTPRIANRLLRRVRDYAEVKHDGAVTQHVAEQALNLLDVDSEGFDYMDRKLLLAIIDKFMGGPVGLDNLAAAIGEERETIEDVLEPFLIQQGFIQRTPRGRLATARAYHHFGLHKAE; via the coding sequence ATGATTGAGGCAGATAGACTGATACAGCCGCAGTTGCAGGGGCAGGATGATGTCATTGATAGGGCAATGCGCCCTAAATTACTCGATGAATATACTGGGCAGGATGATACCAGAGCCCAGCTCAAGGTTTTTATTCAGGCGGCGAAAAATCGCGCCGAAGCCCTAGATCATATGCTGATCTATGGCCCACCGGGGCTGGGTAAAACCACGCTCGCGATGATTGTCGCCAATGAAATGGGCGTGAATATAAAATCCACCTCGGGCCCCGTGCTTGAAAAAGCGGGGGATTTGGCCGCACTACTAACCAACCTTGAAGAGGGCGATGTGCTTTTTATCGATGAAATTCATCGTTTAAGCCCTGTGGTTGAAGAGATTTTATATCCAGCAATGGAAGACTATCAGCTGGATATCATGATTGGTGAAGGTCCCGCTGCCCGCTCAATTAAACTGGATTTACCTCCATTTACCCTTGTTGGCGCCACAACGCGGGCAGGGGCGTTAACATCGCCACTTCGCGCGCGTTTTGGGATCCCGCTGCGCTTAGAGTTCTATAACGTCAAGGATTTAAGTTCTATCGTAACCCGTTCGGCCCATGTGATGGGGCTGGAAATTGACGCGGCAGGTGCCACCGAAATTGCAAAACGCTCCCGTGGCACGCCAAGGATCGCCAATCGACTGCTGCGAAGAGTGCGCGATTACGCCGAAGTCAAACACGATGGTGCAGTGACTCAACATGTGGCGGAGCAGGCGCTCAATTTACTCGATGTGGATAGCGAAGGTTTCGATTATATGGACCGTAAACTGCTACTCGCCATTATCGATAAATTTATGGGGGGGCCGGTAGGTCTTGATAACCTTGCTGCGGCTATTGGTGAAGAGCGTGAAACCATTGAAGATGTGCTCGAACC
- the cmoB gene encoding tRNA 5-methoxyuridine(34)/uridine 5-oxyacetic acid(34) synthase CmoB: MISFSSFYQQIADSNLQHWLETLPSILGKWQREHKHGNLPKWEKVLNKLHYPAPDTVDFVDSVTVGSGEQLSPGEKEKLENLLRLFMPWRKGPYHLHGVHIDTEWRSDWKWDRVSPHISPLKNRTVLDVGCGSGYHMWRMLGAGAKRVVGIDPSPLFLCQFEAVKRLSGEHHPVHLLPLGIEELPPLDAFDTVFSMGVLYHRKSPIDHLLQLRDQLRMGGELVLETLVIDGDENAVLVPQDRYGKMNNVWFIPSVAALMLWLKKCDFTDIRCVDTDVTTLDEQRRTSWMPNESLAEYLDPNDVTKTVEGYPAPKRATIIAIKNQPNQDLI, translated from the coding sequence GTGATTAGCTTTAGCTCCTTTTACCAACAAATTGCCGATTCTAACCTGCAACATTGGTTAGAAACCCTGCCTTCAATTCTTGGCAAATGGCAACGTGAACACAAACACGGCAACTTGCCGAAGTGGGAAAAGGTGCTGAACAAATTGCACTATCCCGCACCAGATACAGTCGACTTTGTCGATAGCGTAACCGTGGGCAGCGGCGAGCAATTAAGTCCGGGTGAAAAAGAAAAATTAGAAAACCTGCTACGCCTCTTTATGCCTTGGCGCAAAGGCCCCTACCATCTCCACGGCGTGCATATCGATACCGAATGGCGCAGTGATTGGAAATGGGACCGCGTTAGTCCACATATTTCTCCCTTAAAAAACCGTACCGTGTTAGATGTGGGTTGTGGCAGTGGTTATCATATGTGGCGAATGCTCGGTGCTGGCGCAAAACGCGTGGTGGGTATAGACCCTTCGCCGCTGTTTTTATGTCAGTTTGAGGCAGTTAAGCGCCTTAGTGGTGAACATCATCCGGTGCATTTATTGCCACTTGGAATTGAAGAACTGCCGCCGCTGGATGCCTTCGACACCGTGTTTTCCATGGGTGTACTGTATCACCGTAAATCCCCTATCGATCATCTGCTGCAACTGCGCGATCAACTGCGTATGGGCGGTGAGTTAGTGTTAGAAACCCTCGTCATCGACGGCGATGAAAATGCGGTGCTGGTTCCACAGGACAGGTACGGCAAAATGAATAACGTGTGGTTTATCCCCTCGGTTGCCGCGTTGATGCTATGGCTTAAAAAGTGCGATTTTACCGATATTCGCTGCGTGGATACCGATGTGACGACTCTCGATGAGCAGCGCCGCACCAGTTGGATGCCAAACGAATCCTTGGCTGAATACCTTGACCCAAACGATGTAACCAAAACCGTCGAAGGTTATCCCGCGCCAAAACGGGCCACCATCATTGCGATAAAAAATCAGCCGAATCAGGATTTAATTTAA
- the cmoA gene encoding carboxy-S-adenosyl-L-methionine synthase CmoA, translated as MNTSQDTIYAQPSDHISDFQFDNRVAGVFSDMIRRSVPGYTQIINTIGEFADRFVKPNTQIYDLGCSLGAATLSIRRQIHGRDCRIIAVDNSESMVTRCQENLNAYVSDTAVELICGDIRDIEINNASLVVLNFTLQFLPPEDREALIAKIYRGLIPGGILVLSEKLRFDDAPVQSLLEELHLDFKRANGYSELEISQKRSALENVMKPDTFAIHQERLTRQGFSHVSLWFQCFNFASMVAIK; from the coding sequence ATGAACACTTCCCAAGATACTATCTACGCTCAACCGAGCGACCATATTAGCGATTTCCAGTTTGATAACCGCGTTGCCGGCGTGTTTAGTGACATGATCCGCCGCTCGGTGCCTGGATATACGCAAATTATTAATACTATAGGCGAATTTGCGGATCGTTTCGTCAAACCTAATACCCAAATTTACGATCTGGGTTGTTCACTTGGCGCGGCCACCCTAAGCATTCGCCGTCAAATCCACGGCCGAGACTGCCGTATCATCGCGGTCGACAACAGTGAGTCCATGGTGACCCGCTGCCAAGAAAATCTCAACGCCTATGTGAGTGACACCGCGGTTGAATTGATTTGTGGTGATATCCGCGATATCGAAATTAACAACGCCTCCCTTGTCGTGCTCAATTTTACCCTGCAATTTTTGCCCCCTGAAGACAGAGAGGCACTCATTGCTAAAATCTATCGGGGATTAATTCCAGGTGGTATCTTAGTATTATCGGAAAAACTCCGATTTGACGATGCGCCGGTACAGTCACTACTCGAAGAATTACACCTCGATTTTAAACGCGCTAACGGTTATAGCGAGCTTGAGATCAGTCAAAAACGTAGCGCCCTTGAAAATGTGATGAAACCAGATACCTTTGCCATCCATCAAGAACGTCTTACTCGCCAAGGGTTCAGTCACGTGAGTCTGTGGTTCCAATGTTTTAACTTTGCTTCAATGGTGGCCATCAAGTGA